The following is a genomic window from Candidatus Hydrogenedentota bacterium.
GGAATACCCGCCGAACCGAGGAGGGATTGCACGACCATGATTTCTTCTTCATTGCGCGCGGAGAGCACGGTCACGCATTCCACGTATTCCCGTTCACCTTCGGGTTCGTCGGCCAGACCGGCATCGGCGGCGTATTCATCCGCCATGACTTCCCTGGCTGTGCCGGACGATTCCGGTTCCCTTGCGGCTTCTTCCGCGTCCTCGGATTCCGCGTCTATCTCAAAATGTTCGGACAAGAGTTCCAAGGCGGCTTCAGCATCTTCCGCACGGACTTCGATTTGAATGGGACCCGCCGGCATGGGAACCAGCACGCGCAAAGTCCGTCCCTGGACGTTGCACTCGATGCCCGCCGCACCGAGGACCGACTCCGCCACCATCGCCTCGTCTTCCCTATTCGTCGTGAGAACCGTCACCCATTCGACGTACTCCGGCTCGTCTTCGGGCGGAAGTTCGGCCACCAATGCGGCGTCGCATTCGCCGCACCGGTCGAGGCCTTCTTCATATTCGATACGGCAATTCGGACAGAACATCTTCTTTCCCTCCTGGTCCGGGAGACAGCCCTCGTTTCCCGCATTCGTGCCCAAGGTGGCCCGGCCGCCATGTCTTGTTCAAGTATAGGCGTTGCCGGTGACGGGCTCTCAACCGGCCACCCGTCTTGCTCCACCATAATCCTAAACGCTCCCCGCGCGCAAACAAGCCGGGGGCGCCTTTTCACCCTTTACCGTCCGGGCATGCGCAGGCGGCATTGAACGGGAAAAACCGGAACCCAAAAAGAATTGATCCGCGCGCTTTGCAGCGGCTACAGTCATTTTATTGGGTCCAGGAAACGAGGGTTGATCATGCGAAAGGCAATTTGGCGTTGTTTGTTCGTTGTTGTGTCGGCGGCGCCGGCCATGTTGTGCCCGGCCTGCGCGGGACCGGCGGATGTTTCCCCGGCCTCGCCGGGAAGCGCGTTCACGGCGCCGGACGAAGTCTATCGGATGCCGCCCGGCATCGAAACGCGGTGGGCCAGCGTCGAGAATCCCACGGCCGCGAAAGGGCAGGGCGGCCAGGCCAAGGGCGGGCGAAAGGGCAACCCGCATTTTCCGATTGCGCCCGGTGAAACGCGCGTCCTTGCCGAGGAAAAGTCCGGCACGGGAACGATCCGGCGCATCTGGGCTACGACCAGCGATCGGACGCCGTTGATGCTGCGCGGAATACGCTTGGATTTTTATTGGGACGGCGCGGACAAGCCCGCCGCGAGCGTGCCGTTGGGCGATTTCTTCTGCATGGGCCTCGGCCGGGCCTATGCCTTTGAAAACGAGTATTTTTCGAGTCCCGAAGGCCGCAGTTTCAACTGTTGCATTCCAATGCCGTTCAAAAAGGGCATGCGCATTACGGTTACCAACACCACAAAGGTCGCCTTGTCGCTCTTTTTCTACGATATTGATTACACGGTGGGGGATCCGCACGGTCCCGACACGCTCTATTTCCATGCCTATTTCAACCGGGAGAATCCCACGACGCTGCGCAAGGATTACGAGTTTCTGCCGAAAATATCGGGGCGCGGCCGTTTCCTCGGGGTCAATGTCGGCGTGATTGCCGACACGGGAAAATATTTCAACGCATGGTGGGGCGAGGGCGAAGCCAAATTCTACGTTGACGGCGACACAGAATTTCCGACGTTGTGCGGCACGGGCACGGAAGATTACATCGGGACGGGCTGGTTTCTGGGGCAGTACGCGCATCGCTACCAGGGATGTCCCTATGCCGACAAGGAACGGTTTCAGTTTTGTTTCTACCGGTTTCACGTGAAGGATCCCGTCTACTTCCGCAAGGATCTCCGCGTAACCATGCAGCAAATCGGCTGCTGGACCCCCGACAGCAAGCCCAAAATGGTCGCTTCGGGGAAGAAATACATCCTGGCCGGAGCTGAACAGGCGCCTGTGGACTGGACGCAGGGCGATGGGAAGAACGACTACGGCCTGTTCGAGCGCGAGGACGACTGGTCGAGTTGCTGTTATTTCTATCTCGACCGACCCGAAAACGACCTCCCGCCGCTCAAAACGCTCGACGAGCGCGTCAAGGGCCTTTATTGATCCGCATCCACCTGTTTTGCGTCCGATGGATTTTTGCGGATTCAGGCGAGATGGAAGGCATAGACACGGCTGTCGGCGGCGCCCCATGTTTCTTCGAGCACGAAACGGATTCCGCCGAGTGTTCGTTTCACGGGGATGCGCACCAGCCGCTGGCGATTGTTCTCGACGCGCCGGATGGTTTCCCATGCGCCGCCGGACAATCCCTCGACGCGAAATGTTTTGGGCATGACGGCGGGGATGCGAACGGCATCGGGCGTCGCGTAGTGCAGGGACAACGTGATGTCCTTGTCCATCGCGCTGTCCAGAACCAGCGTGGCCTCGTTGACCGCCGTTTCGGCCGGAAATGTGTACATCAATACATCGCCCGGATGCGCGATCCACGCATGCGGATCCGTCCCGATTTGCCGTTCGACGCCGTCCCTCACCGGTTCCGGGTCGCCTTGGCTGGCCGTCAGTGCGGCCCGCATCGTCAACCCCGTGAATTCGTGCTTTTTCCAAGGCAAATAACAATCGTCGTCCTGCAGCATTTGTTGCAATTGCCGCATGTGCGTGTTGACGCCGCGCGGTTCGATGCCTTTCGCGCACGCAAGCGCCGCCGCCGTGCCGACGGCCTGGCCCATGACGGAACAGGTGCCCATGACGCGGGTCGAACTGAGCGCCACATGCGTCGCGCTGATGCACCGCCCCGCAAACATCAGGTTCGCCACGTTGCGCGAGTACAGGCTCCGGTAGGGGATACCGTACGGCGACGGCGCGGGATGGAATATCGTCGCGGGGGCGCCGAGCTTCACGGCGCGAAAACCCGCGGAGTGGTGGTCGTCCATGGACCAACCGCCGTACGCGACCACATCGTCGAAACGGCCTTCGGCCTCGATGTCATTCTGTGTAAGCACATGGTCGCCCACATAGCGGCGGCTCTCGCGCTTGCCCGGCAGGAACTGAATCCATTCGAGCGCCCAGTTGTCCGCGCCGTGATCGCCGCGATTTTTGATGTGGTCCCATACGCCCAGGGTGATTTTCAACAATTCGTCGCGTACCGACTCTGTGTCGGCGATGCTGTCGTCCTCGCCGCCCAGTTCGATCCACCAGTAGCCCATTTGCAGCCATCGGTGCCCCTTCGCGCCGTAGGGCAAATCCTCCTCGCGATCGAAACGATAAATCCACGGCGGCGGTTCAAAGGGTTGCGGCGTTGCATATTCGCGCGCCTGGAAAAGACACGTCATGCCCATTGTCCGGCGGTCTGCGATTTCCGGCGCAATGGATTCGTTGTATTCGCTTCGGGCTTCGTGTCCGATGCGAAACTCCGCCCCGGTCAATGGGGCCAGGATTGCGTCGCCCGAACAATCCGCGAAAAGGGCCGCGCGAATCGTGTGCCATTTTTGGGTGGTCAGTTGCCATGCGCGGACGCTTTGAATGCGGCGTCCTTTCATTTCGGCGTCAAGGCATGAGCAGTTCAGCAGCAAGGTGATGTTGGGCTCGAAACGGACTTTTTCATACAGGATCAGATCCCAGATGGAATAGTGGCTGTTCGGGTTGCGGTGGGCGTTTTCGAGGCGGAGTTCCTCGAGGATGCCTGTTTCACGAAGATGCGGCAATTTGTGGCGGTCCGCCCCGCAGATGTGCATGCGACACTCGCTGGATGCGTTGCCGCCGAGAACCGGGCGATCCTGTATCAGCACGACCTTCGCGCCGTGCCGTGCCGCCGCCAGCGCCGCGCAGACGCCCGCCATGCCGCCACCCACGACGCAGAAATCCGGCTCATGGCGATCCTCCCGGAAAGGCGCGCGGCGTTTGCCGTGCCGCGCTTGCCCCGGTTCCGCCGCCGCCACGCCTTTGCCCAGCGCCGACGCGCCCAACGCCGCGCCGCCCGCCGACGCCAAAAACGATCTGCGTCCCAAAGAATCCAACATAACGCCGCCTTTCCGCTGCCTTCGTCCGTTTCCATTTGCTTCGCTTTGCGTTTTTATGGTAGCATAATCGCTCGATTTGCCGCTCCATGCGTGTAGGAAGCGGGGTGGTGTGTCTTTACGAAGTGGAAGAAAGGTTGTATCGTGAGAAAGCCGTTGGTTGCCGGAAACTGGAAGATGAATCTGCTCGTCGCGGACGGCGTGAGGCTGGTCAATGAGTTGAAGCCGTTGGTGGCGGGAATCACGGGCGTGGATATCGTGGTATGCCCGACGTTTACGGCGTTGCAGGCCGTGGGTGAGGCGCTGAAAGGTTCGAACGTGGAACTGGGCGGCCAAAATTGTTATGTAAAGGAAAGCGGAGCCTTTACGGGTGAAATCTCGCCGCAGATGCTGAAAGACGTCGGCTGCTCCTGGACGATTATCGGCCACAGTGAACGGCGGCAGTATTTCGGCGAAAGCGACGCATTGTTGAATGAAAAAGTGAAATTTGCCTTGGCGTCGGGCCTCAAGGTCATGTTTTGCATCGGCGAGACCCTCGACGAACGCCAAGGCGGCAAGATGAACGACGTGCTGGCCCGCCAGGTCACCCAGGGTCTGGCCGGTTTGACCGAGGCCGATTTCGACCGGGTGTCGGTGGCCTATGAACCGGTCTGGGCCATCGGCACGGGCGTGACGGCCACCCCCGAACAAGCGCAGGAAGCGCACGCCTTCGTGCGTGGCTTGTTGAAGACGCAGTTCGGCGCGGCGGTCGCGGACAAGGTTCGCATCCAGTACGGCGGCAGCGTCAAGGCCGACAATGCCGCCGAGTTGATGGCCAAACCGGACGTGGACGGCGCGCTGGTCGGCGGCGCCGCGTTGAAGGCGGACGGGTTCGCGGCCATTGTGAAAGGCGCTCTGTAAACCCGGAACCGGGAAGGACAAAACGGCGATGTGGGATGTGATTTGGTGGATTTTGATAGTACCGTATGTGCTTAGTTGCATCGGGCTGATCGTCATCGTGCTCCTGCAAAAAGGCAAGGGGGTCGGATTTGCCGGCGCGTTTGGCGTCGGCGCGGGTTCCGAAACCGTTTTCGGGCCGCGCGCGAGCAAGAGCCTCCCGCAAAAACTGACTTACATCATGGCCGGGATTTTCATGACGTTGGCGTTGGTCATGTCCATCATCGTGGGGCGTATCGGCAAGGGATCGGCGCCTGAAAAACTGTCGGAAGACGCCTCGGCCATTACCGCGCCCGCCGACCAGGCCCTGACACCGGGCACGCTCGACGATTTGGGTAGTGCGCTCACAGACAATGCGCCTGTCGCGCCCTCGACATCCGTGACAGTGACGCCCGCGGAAGCACCCGCGGCTCCAGTGGAAGCGCCCGCGGCTCCGGCGGAAGAAGCGCCCGCGGCTCCAGTGGAAGCGCCCGTATCGCCTGCGGAAGCGCCCGCGGCTCCCTCGGAAGCGCCCGCGGCTCCGGCGACAAACTGATACGGAACAAGTGACGATTCGGCCCAAAGCATGCCGCTTTGGGCCGTTTGTTTGAACACGGGCAAGGTGTATGGACAAGATCCTGATTCGCGGCGGCAAACCACTCAAGGGAAGCGTGCAGGTGCGCGGCGCAAAGAATGCCGCCTTGCCCCTCATGGCCGCCGCAATCCTTGCAGACGGCCCATGCACGCTGCACAACGTCCCCTGTCTACACGACATTTTTTCGATGGACAAACTCCTCGCGAGCATGGGCATGTCCGTCGAATTTACCGGGCGTTACATGACGCTCGATGCCTCGACAATGAATTCCGTGACCGCGTCCTACGACCTTGTCCGCAAGATGCGCGCGTCGTTTTTCGTGCTGGGTCCGCTTCTGGGCAAATTCAGG
Proteins encoded in this region:
- a CDS encoding DUF2961 domain-containing protein, with product MRKAIWRCLFVVVSAAPAMLCPACAGPADVSPASPGSAFTAPDEVYRMPPGIETRWASVENPTAAKGQGGQAKGGRKGNPHFPIAPGETRVLAEEKSGTGTIRRIWATTSDRTPLMLRGIRLDFYWDGADKPAASVPLGDFFCMGLGRAYAFENEYFSSPEGRSFNCCIPMPFKKGMRITVTNTTKVALSLFFYDIDYTVGDPHGPDTLYFHAYFNRENPTTLRKDYEFLPKISGRGRFLGVNVGVIADTGKYFNAWWGEGEAKFYVDGDTEFPTLCGTGTEDYIGTGWFLGQYAHRYQGCPYADKERFQFCFYRFHVKDPVYFRKDLRVTMQQIGCWTPDSKPKMVASGKKYILAGAEQAPVDWTQGDGKNDYGLFEREDDWSSCCYFYLDRPENDLPPLKTLDERVKGLY
- the tpiA gene encoding triose-phosphate isomerase; this translates as MRKPLVAGNWKMNLLVADGVRLVNELKPLVAGITGVDIVVCPTFTALQAVGEALKGSNVELGGQNCYVKESGAFTGEISPQMLKDVGCSWTIIGHSERRQYFGESDALLNEKVKFALASGLKVMFCIGETLDERQGGKMNDVLARQVTQGLAGLTEADFDRVSVAYEPVWAIGTGVTATPEQAQEAHAFVRGLLKTQFGAAVADKVRIQYGGSVKADNAAELMAKPDVDGALVGGAALKADGFAAIVKGAL
- a CDS encoding FAD-dependent oxidoreductase gives rise to the protein MLDSLGRRSFLASAGGAALGASALGKGVAAAEPGQARHGKRRAPFREDRHEPDFCVVGGGMAGVCAALAAARHGAKVVLIQDRPVLGGNASSECRMHICGADRHKLPHLRETGILEELRLENAHRNPNSHYSIWDLILYEKVRFEPNITLLLNCSCLDAEMKGRRIQSVRAWQLTTQKWHTIRAALFADCSGDAILAPLTGAEFRIGHEARSEYNESIAPEIADRRTMGMTCLFQAREYATPQPFEPPPWIYRFDREEDLPYGAKGHRWLQMGYWWIELGGEDDSIADTESVRDELLKITLGVWDHIKNRGDHGADNWALEWIQFLPGKRESRRYVGDHVLTQNDIEAEGRFDDVVAYGGWSMDDHHSAGFRAVKLGAPATIFHPAPSPYGIPYRSLYSRNVANLMFAGRCISATHVALSSTRVMGTCSVMGQAVGTAAALACAKGIEPRGVNTHMRQLQQMLQDDDCYLPWKKHEFTGLTMRAALTASQGDPEPVRDGVERQIGTDPHAWIAHPGDVLMYTFPAETAVNEATLVLDSAMDKDITLSLHYATPDAVRIPAVMPKTFRVEGLSGGAWETIRRVENNRQRLVRIPVKRTLGGIRFVLEETWGAADSRVYAFHLA
- the secG gene encoding preprotein translocase subunit SecG, which encodes MWDVIWWILIVPYVLSCIGLIVIVLLQKGKGVGFAGAFGVGAGSETVFGPRASKSLPQKLTYIMAGIFMTLALVMSIIVGRIGKGSAPEKLSEDASAITAPADQALTPGTLDDLGSALTDNAPVAPSTSVTVTPAEAPAAPVEAPAAPAEEAPAAPVEAPVSPAEAPAAPSEAPAAPATN
- a CDS encoding DUF2007 domain-containing protein, translating into MFCPNCRIEYEEGLDRCGECDAALVAELPPEDEPEYVEWVTVLTTNREDEAMVAESVLGAAGIECNVQGRTLRVLVPMPAGPIQIEVRAEDAEAALELLSEHFEIDAESEDAEEAAREPESSGTAREVMADEYAADAGLADEPEGEREYVECVTVLSARNEEEIMVVQSLLGSAGIPCYAKGQLIQDLFAWGRLGAGYSLATGPVEIQVQAEHAEAARRILAEQIKEGSTAEE